A single genomic interval of Streptomyces sp. NBC_00663 harbors:
- a CDS encoding thiamine pyrophosphate-binding protein — translation MESEAEQGPRATASPPPDRAIASGLGRSVLIVGEGARGAQAQVAALAERLNAPVLTTFRAKGLVPDTPPGRGRPGPFRYPRRLLADDRSRPTALLVVGASFSNHTGIAPYKPIIQIDDSPEAIGRFTRVDIGLLGDATVTLTALLDRFGPLGPEVKAVDQRHDTAARWGIWRPEKARRAADDRGQGLSSAAVFAALTRHCPTEAVMTVDVGDHAYSFGRYFESAGQPVLMSGYLGSIGFGYPAAMGAWAADPNRPVVAVTGDGGFGQYLAELTTAVKHGMPIKHVLLDNGSLGKISKEQLAGHLPVWQTSLVNPNFADFARSCGATGLTARPPDELDHAMRELFATDGPALLHLHTDPTLV, via the coding sequence GTGGAGTCCGAAGCTGAACAAGGTCCCAGGGCGACGGCGAGTCCGCCCCCGGACCGGGCAATTGCGTCAGGACTAGGTCGGTCCGTACTGATCGTCGGTGAGGGCGCACGCGGTGCGCAGGCCCAGGTGGCCGCGCTCGCGGAACGGCTCAACGCCCCCGTGCTCACCACCTTCCGCGCCAAGGGTCTGGTGCCCGACACACCCCCTGGGCGCGGGCGTCCTGGGCCGTTCCGGTACCCCCGTCGCCTCCTGGCTGATGACCGAAGCCGACCTACTGCCCTGCTCGTCGTCGGCGCCTCGTTCTCCAATCACACCGGCATCGCCCCGTACAAGCCGATCATCCAGATCGACGACTCCCCGGAGGCGATCGGACGGTTCACCCGCGTCGACATCGGCCTCCTCGGTGACGCCACCGTCACCCTCACCGCGCTCCTCGATCGGTTCGGCCCGCTCGGCCCCGAGGTGAAGGCCGTCGACCAGCGCCACGACACGGCCGCCCGCTGGGGCATCTGGCGGCCCGAGAAGGCACGCCGGGCCGCCGACGACCGCGGCCAAGGACTGTCCTCGGCCGCCGTGTTCGCCGCCCTGACCCGGCACTGCCCCACCGAGGCCGTGATGACCGTGGACGTCGGCGACCACGCCTACTCCTTCGGCCGCTACTTCGAAAGCGCCGGCCAGCCCGTTCTGATGTCCGGCTACCTCGGCTCCATCGGCTTCGGCTACCCCGCCGCCATGGGCGCCTGGGCCGCCGACCCCAACCGGCCCGTCGTCGCGGTCACCGGCGACGGCGGATTCGGCCAATACCTCGCCGAACTGACCACCGCCGTCAAACACGGCATGCCCATCAAGCACGTCCTGCTCGACAACGGCTCCCTCGGCAAAATCAGCAAGGAACAGCTCGCCGGACACCTCCCCGTGTGGCAGACCTCCCTGGTCAACCCCAACTTCGCCGACTTCGCCCGCTCCTGCGGCGCCACCGGGCTCACCGCCCGCCCCCCGGACGAACTCGACCATGCCATGCGCGAACTCTTCGCCACCGACGGCCCCGCCCTCCTCCACCTGCACACCGACCCCACGCTGGTATGA
- a CDS encoding IucA/IucC family protein, translating into MNTTPTPETPGRTPSSTHGTMEPPRQSESEYESEPGSGPTGDFGGRSRERVPEQGRGRDRDGQREREREQSPLASRPNAEWLREATVDPLEHPDPHTAARSAAVENLLRCWVREAGSLLAPVDETLRIPLPASGTALLAAVHYWSPTGWHRFGAAYLADAPEQSPPLDAVTLAALLAREPSRDSTPDGSEDPDATPSAPASTEVVSQAPRTTTATATDGTDLVARVADSVRHTATFIRERRERPSDEPDLFLAAEQALVLGHPLHPTPKSREGLTETEARLYSPELHGSFPLHWIAVAPSLLATDSAWTERGRLIPAAQLTTRLAGTELPLPEEHAALPLHPWQLREVRHDPATAALFDADLLRDLGAHGAPWHPTSSVRTVHRSGAPAMLKLSLGLRITNSCRQNLRKELHRGVEVHRLLRSGLAKQWQAAHPGFDIVRDPAWLAVDGPDGKAVPGLDVMIRHNPFTAADDVSCIAGLVAPKPSPRPTGAGWPAGDQPAMRSRLTEVVTLLADRTGRPLGAVAAEWFLRYLEQVVRPVLWFDAEAGIALEAHQQNTLVLLDGDGWPVGGRYRDNQGYYFRESRRADLDARLPGIGEHSDTFVSDEVTDERFAYYLAINNVLGLIGAFGSQRLADEGLLLAAFRRFLGDIASGPARLRTSLPARLLDSPVLRCKANLLTGLHGLDELVGPVDTQSVYVTIANPLHS; encoded by the coding sequence TTGAACACCACCCCGACCCCCGAGACCCCCGGCCGCACGCCGTCATCAACCCACGGCACGATGGAACCTCCCCGGCAGTCCGAGTCCGAGTACGAGTCGGAGCCGGGTTCCGGACCGACGGGGGACTTCGGTGGCCGTTCGCGAGAGCGGGTTCCGGAGCAAGGGCGGGGGAGGGATCGAGACGGGCAGCGGGAAAGGGAGAGGGAACAAAGTCCCTTGGCCTCCCGCCCGAACGCCGAGTGGCTGCGCGAGGCCACCGTCGACCCTCTGGAGCATCCCGACCCGCACACCGCCGCCAGGTCCGCAGCCGTCGAGAACCTACTCCGCTGCTGGGTACGCGAAGCCGGCAGCCTCCTCGCCCCCGTTGACGAAACCCTCCGTATCCCGCTTCCCGCCAGCGGCACCGCCCTGCTGGCCGCCGTCCACTACTGGTCTCCGACCGGCTGGCACCGCTTCGGCGCCGCGTATCTGGCCGACGCCCCTGAACAGTCCCCGCCCCTCGACGCCGTCACCCTCGCGGCACTCCTGGCCAGAGAGCCCTCAAGGGACAGCACTCCCGACGGGTCCGAGGATCCCGACGCCACACCCTCGGCCCCCGCCTCGACCGAGGTTGTCTCTCAGGCGCCCCGCACCACCACTGCCACCGCCACAGACGGCACCGACCTCGTCGCCCGCGTCGCCGACTCCGTACGCCACACCGCCACCTTCATCCGTGAGCGCAGGGAGCGGCCTTCGGACGAGCCCGACCTGTTCCTCGCCGCCGAACAGGCTCTTGTGCTCGGCCATCCACTGCACCCCACACCGAAGAGCCGTGAGGGCCTGACCGAGACCGAAGCGCGGCTGTACTCACCCGAGTTGCACGGCTCCTTCCCCTTGCACTGGATCGCTGTCGCTCCCTCCCTCCTCGCCACCGACTCGGCCTGGACCGAGCGCGGACGGCTCATTCCCGCGGCTCAACTCACCACACGCCTCGCCGGAACCGAACTCCCGCTCCCCGAAGAGCACGCGGCCCTGCCCCTGCACCCTTGGCAGTTGCGAGAGGTCCGGCACGACCCCGCGACCGCGGCTCTCTTCGACGCCGACCTGCTCCGCGACCTCGGAGCGCACGGCGCCCCTTGGCACCCCACCTCCTCCGTACGCACCGTCCACCGGTCCGGCGCGCCCGCCATGCTCAAACTGTCGCTCGGCCTGCGCATCACCAACTCCTGTCGTCAGAACCTCCGCAAAGAACTCCACCGCGGTGTCGAGGTCCACCGCCTGCTGCGCAGCGGACTGGCCAAGCAGTGGCAGGCCGCGCACCCCGGCTTCGACATCGTCCGCGACCCGGCCTGGCTGGCCGTCGACGGGCCGGACGGCAAGGCCGTGCCAGGGCTCGACGTGATGATCCGGCACAACCCGTTCACCGCCGCGGACGACGTTTCCTGCATCGCCGGACTCGTCGCACCCAAGCCCTCCCCGCGGCCTACCGGCGCCGGCTGGCCAGCCGGGGACCAGCCGGCCATGCGGTCCCGGCTGACCGAGGTCGTCACTCTCCTCGCCGACCGGACCGGTCGTCCCCTGGGCGCCGTCGCTGCCGAGTGGTTCCTGCGCTATCTGGAGCAGGTGGTCCGACCGGTGCTGTGGTTCGACGCGGAGGCGGGCATCGCCCTGGAGGCGCATCAGCAGAACACGCTGGTCCTGCTGGACGGTGACGGCTGGCCCGTCGGCGGCCGCTACCGGGACAACCAGGGCTACTACTTCCGCGAATCCCGCCGTGCGGACCTGGACGCTCGCCTTCCCGGCATCGGCGAGCACAGCGACACGTTCGTGTCCGACGAGGTCACCGACGAACGCTTCGCGTACTACCTCGCCATCAACAACGTGCTCGGACTCATCGGTGCCTTCGGCTCCCAACGCCTGGCCGACGAAGGGCTGTTGCTCGCCGCCTTCCGCCGCTTCCTGGGCGACATCGCCTCCGGACCCGCTCGTCTGCGTACCTCGCTGCCGGCCCGTCTGCTGGACTCACCCGTCCTGCGCTGCAAGGCCAACCTGCTGACCGGGCTGCACGGCCTCGACGAACTCGTCGGCCCCGTCGACACCCAGTCCGTCTACGTCACCATCGCCAACCCCCTTCACAGCTGA
- a CDS encoding NADP-dependent oxidoreductase, producing MRAMGQDVHGGPEVVKEIEVPRPAPGVSEILVAVHAAGVNPTDWKHRAGGAFVGEPPFVLGWDVSGVVEAVGFGVTLFKPGDEVFGMLPYPHGAGSHAEYVTAPTRCFVPKPASVDHIQAGALPLAALTAWQALVDTADVRPGQRVLVHAAAGGVGHLAVQIAKARGAYVIGTASAGKHAFLRELGADEVIDYRSVDFTEAVSDVDVVLDPLAGETRTRSLDVLRKGGTLVSLLGGGTPEEAEKAAELGVRLEVLLVEADHAGMRAIADLAGSGRLRAHIEATFPLARAAEAHALGETGRTTGKIVLTVR from the coding sequence ATGCGCGCGATGGGCCAGGACGTCCACGGCGGCCCCGAAGTAGTGAAGGAGATCGAAGTTCCGCGCCCGGCGCCCGGCGTGAGCGAGATCCTTGTCGCCGTCCACGCGGCAGGTGTCAACCCCACCGACTGGAAACACCGGGCCGGTGGCGCGTTCGTCGGCGAGCCGCCGTTCGTCCTCGGCTGGGACGTGTCCGGAGTTGTCGAGGCGGTCGGCTTCGGCGTCACCCTGTTCAAGCCGGGCGACGAGGTCTTCGGCATGCTGCCCTACCCGCACGGCGCGGGCTCCCACGCCGAGTACGTCACCGCCCCCACCCGGTGTTTCGTGCCCAAGCCCGCCTCCGTCGACCACATCCAGGCGGGCGCCCTCCCGCTCGCCGCCCTCACCGCCTGGCAGGCTCTCGTCGACACCGCCGACGTCCGCCCGGGACAGCGCGTCCTGGTCCACGCGGCCGCGGGCGGGGTCGGCCATCTCGCCGTACAGATCGCCAAGGCCCGTGGCGCGTACGTCATCGGCACGGCGAGCGCGGGCAAGCACGCGTTCCTGCGTGAGCTGGGCGCCGACGAGGTGATCGACTACCGGAGCGTCGACTTCACCGAGGCCGTCAGCGACGTGGACGTGGTCCTCGACCCCCTCGCGGGCGAAACCCGTACCCGCTCTCTGGACGTACTGCGCAAGGGCGGAACCCTGGTGTCGCTCCTCGGCGGTGGCACGCCGGAGGAGGCCGAGAAGGCCGCGGAACTCGGTGTGCGGCTCGAGGTGCTGCTCGTGGAGGCCGACCACGCGGGCATGCGCGCCATCGCAGACCTGGCCGGCTCGGGCAGGCTCCGGGCCCACATCGAGGCCACGTTCCCGCTCGCCCGGGCCGCCGAGGCACACGCGCTGGGTGAGACGGGACGTACGACGGGCAAGATCGTCCTCACCGTCCGCTGA
- a CDS encoding helix-turn-helix domain-containing protein, whose protein sequence is MVVHRRQARQKPGRRETGLPKVVFQPPAGTPAGLEVMALADFRDRTRDWPWHIATPHRQDFHALLLVTSGTLRHRVDFTGYVLPPDSWLWIRPGQVHQWQNPDQAEAIMILFQEDFVAPETAELAGLGATTAPMPLCSPDPSEAPALAAAAEQLAAEFAQSDRHPPPVHTALLHRLLDVVLLRLAHLQQHGQGAESAPEPFLRFRDAVERDFSRTHRIDDYARELGYSTRTLTRATQTAAGLSAKDYLDQRLALEAKRLLAHGTEPAATIAAHLGFTSATHFGKFFQRHTGRTPLAFRSSQRSSPPA, encoded by the coding sequence GTGGTGGTCCACAGGCGACAAGCGCGGCAGAAGCCTGGTCGGCGGGAGACGGGACTGCCGAAGGTGGTCTTCCAGCCTCCGGCCGGAACCCCGGCGGGCCTGGAGGTGATGGCCCTGGCCGACTTCCGCGACCGCACCCGTGACTGGCCCTGGCACATCGCCACCCCGCACCGGCAGGACTTCCACGCCCTGCTGCTGGTCACCTCCGGCACCCTGCGCCACCGCGTCGACTTCACCGGGTACGTACTGCCGCCCGACTCCTGGCTGTGGATCCGGCCCGGCCAGGTGCACCAGTGGCAGAACCCCGACCAGGCCGAGGCCATCATGATCCTCTTCCAGGAGGACTTCGTGGCCCCTGAGACCGCCGAACTGGCCGGCCTCGGCGCCACCACCGCCCCGATGCCCTTGTGTAGCCCCGATCCTTCGGAGGCCCCCGCTCTGGCGGCCGCGGCCGAGCAACTGGCCGCGGAATTCGCCCAGTCGGACCGCCATCCGCCGCCGGTGCACACCGCGCTGCTGCACCGCCTGCTCGACGTCGTACTCCTGCGTCTGGCCCACCTGCAGCAGCACGGCCAGGGCGCGGAATCCGCCCCCGAGCCCTTCCTGCGCTTTCGCGACGCCGTCGAACGGGACTTCTCCCGCACCCACCGCATCGACGACTACGCCCGCGAACTCGGCTACTCCACCCGCACCCTCACCCGCGCCACCCAGACCGCGGCGGGCCTGAGCGCCAAGGACTACCTCGACCAGCGCCTCGCCCTGGAGGCCAAGCGTCTCCTCGCCCACGGAACCGAACCCGCCGCCACCATCGCAGCCCACCTCGGCTTCACCAGCGCCACCCACTTCGGCAAGTTCTTCCAACGCCACACCGGCCGCACCCCCCTCGCCTTCCGCTCCTCCCAACGCTCGTCGCCGCCGGCTTAG
- a CDS encoding GNAT family N-acetyltransferase, whose protein sequence is MPPTDASANAATATATDADACTARGPAEVPGTDCEDTLDLRLPDEFLALIANETVGAAAQQSGVASRTQAGAGNPAQAVGVDGSARDDLLDTVADWGPVATPVGLFHLVPVRPERDLPLIGGWMNAPAVAEYWELDGPQNRTEDHVRAQLAGDGRCVPCLGVLDGVPMSYWEIYRADLDPVARHYPARPHDTGIHLLIGAAADRGRGLGSALLRSVADLALDKRPACARVIAEPDVRNAPSVSAFLSAGFRFSAEIDLPDKRAALMIRDRSLRDLM, encoded by the coding sequence GTGCCTCCCACCGACGCGAGCGCCAACGCCGCTACCGCTACCGCTACCGATGCCGACGCCTGTACAGCCCGTGGTCCTGCCGAGGTGCCGGGCACGGATTGCGAGGACACCCTTGACCTCCGCCTGCCTGACGAATTCCTCGCGCTCATCGCCAACGAGACCGTCGGCGCCGCTGCGCAGCAAAGCGGCGTAGCGAGCAGGACTCAGGCCGGCGCGGGCAACCCGGCTCAGGCTGTCGGCGTGGACGGCTCAGCCCGCGACGACCTCCTGGACACAGTCGCCGACTGGGGGCCGGTGGCCACACCTGTGGGTCTGTTCCACCTCGTACCCGTGCGTCCCGAGCGGGATCTTCCGCTCATCGGCGGCTGGATGAACGCCCCCGCTGTCGCGGAGTACTGGGAACTGGACGGACCCCAGAACCGGACCGAGGATCATGTGCGGGCCCAACTGGCCGGAGACGGGCGGTGCGTGCCCTGTCTCGGAGTGCTGGACGGCGTGCCGATGAGCTACTGGGAGATCTACCGGGCCGATCTCGATCCCGTGGCCCGCCACTATCCCGCCCGACCCCATGACACCGGAATCCACCTCCTCATCGGCGCCGCCGCCGACCGTGGGCGAGGGCTCGGCAGCGCGTTGCTCAGAAGCGTCGCCGACCTCGCGCTCGACAAGCGGCCCGCCTGTGCGCGTGTCATCGCCGAACCCGACGTTCGCAACGCCCCCTCCGTCTCCGCCTTTCTGAGCGCCGGATTCCGGTTCTCCGCCGAGATCGATCTGCCGGACAAGCGGGCAGCCCTCATGATCCGCGACCGGTCCCTGCGCGATCTGATGTGA
- a CDS encoding MBL fold metallo-hydrolase — protein sequence MHGTLTVIDKGPVRIHSYSAPEDGLDVNTQLIETPSRIIAVDAQFVLAYADEVVAYARSLGKPLDRLVVSHAHPDHYQGAARFGVPVHALAETTAEIVATGAKTDLPTGAPIPLADMTPTVEITPGTEVIDGIPFEFEKVTGGEIHTTLVIKLPEQGVLVAQDVVYNRTHLWFLDKDFDGWQANIDRFAAQPEYDTILPGHGEPTTPAIWAELTEYVNAGRELLGDDGDAYKKAITERYPTYQGAALIDVSNAYMFGPKS from the coding sequence ATGCACGGAACCCTCACGGTCATCGACAAGGGACCGGTCCGTATTCACAGCTACAGCGCGCCCGAGGACGGTCTGGACGTCAACACCCAGCTGATCGAGACGCCGTCGCGGATCATCGCCGTCGACGCGCAGTTCGTCCTCGCCTACGCCGACGAGGTCGTCGCCTATGCCAGGAGCCTCGGCAAGCCGCTCGACCGCCTTGTCGTCAGCCATGCGCACCCCGACCACTACCAGGGCGCGGCCCGCTTCGGCGTTCCCGTGCACGCGCTGGCGGAGACCACCGCGGAGATCGTCGCCACGGGCGCCAAGACCGACCTGCCCACCGGCGCCCCGATCCCACTCGCCGACATGACCCCGACCGTGGAGATCACCCCGGGCACCGAGGTCATCGACGGCATCCCCTTCGAGTTCGAGAAGGTCACCGGCGGCGAGATCCACACCACCCTCGTGATCAAGCTGCCCGAGCAGGGGGTCCTGGTCGCCCAGGACGTCGTCTACAACCGCACCCACCTGTGGTTCCTGGACAAGGACTTCGACGGCTGGCAGGCCAACATCGACCGCTTCGCCGCCCAGCCCGAGTACGACACCATCCTGCCCGGCCACGGCGAGCCGACCACCCCGGCCATCTGGGCCGAGCTCACGGAGTACGTCAACGCCGGCCGCGAACTGCTCGGCGACGACGGCGACGCCTACAAGAAGGCCATCACCGAGCGCTACCCCACCTACCAGGGCGCCGCCCTCATCGACGTCTCCAACGCCTACATGTTCGGCCCCAAGAGCTGA
- a CDS encoding ATP-dependent DNA helicase → MTKPSLPELLHAAVTAVGGTERPGQVTMAEAVAEAIDDGSHLLVQAGTGTGKSLGYLVPALAHGERVVVATATLALQRQLVERDLPRTVDSLHPLLRRRPEFAMLKGRSNYLCLHRLHEGVPQDEEEGLFDQFEAAAPTSKLGQDLLRLREWSDETETGDRDNLTPGVSDRAWAQVSVSSRECLGATKCAYGAECFAENARERAKLAEVVVTNHALLAIDAIEGAPVLPQHEVLIVDEAHELVSRVTGVATGELTPGQVNRAVRRAAKLVNEKAADQLQTAAEGFERLMELALPGRLEEIPEDLAYALMALRDAARTVISAIGATRDKSVQDEDAVRKQALASVETVHDVAERITNGSEWDVVWYERHDRFGASLRVAPMSVSGLLREKLFADRSVVLTSATLKLGGDFNGVGASLGLAPEGTEGDDIPQWKGVDVGSPFDYPKQGILYIAKHLARPARDGDRADMLDELTELIQAAGGRTLGLFSSMRAAQLAAEELRSRIPEFPILLQGEETLGELIKNFAADPKTCLFGTLSLWQGVDVPGPSCQLVVMDKIPFPRPDDPLMSARQKAVEDAGGNGFMAVAATHAALLMAQGAGRLVRASGDRGVVAVLDQRLATARYGGYLKASLPDFWFTTDRNQVRKSLAAIDAVAKQSEE, encoded by the coding sequence ATGACGAAGCCCTCACTCCCTGAACTCCTGCATGCTGCCGTCACTGCCGTCGGCGGCACGGAGCGCCCCGGTCAGGTGACCATGGCCGAAGCCGTCGCCGAGGCGATCGACGACGGTTCCCATCTGCTGGTCCAGGCCGGCACCGGCACCGGAAAGTCGCTGGGCTATCTCGTGCCCGCGCTCGCGCACGGGGAGAGAGTCGTCGTCGCGACCGCCACCCTGGCCCTCCAGCGCCAGCTGGTGGAGCGGGACCTGCCGCGCACGGTGGACTCGTTGCATCCCCTGCTGCGCCGTCGTCCGGAGTTCGCGATGCTCAAGGGCAGATCGAACTATCTGTGTCTGCACCGCCTGCACGAGGGCGTGCCGCAGGACGAGGAGGAGGGCCTCTTCGACCAGTTCGAGGCGGCCGCCCCCACCAGCAAGCTGGGTCAGGACCTGCTGCGGCTGCGTGAGTGGTCGGACGAGACGGAGACCGGCGACCGGGACAACCTGACTCCCGGTGTCTCCGACCGGGCCTGGGCCCAGGTGTCGGTCTCCTCGCGAGAGTGCCTGGGGGCCACGAAGTGCGCCTACGGTGCCGAGTGCTTCGCCGAGAACGCCCGCGAGCGCGCCAAGCTCGCCGAGGTCGTCGTCACCAACCACGCGCTGCTCGCCATCGACGCCATCGAGGGCGCCCCGGTCCTCCCGCAGCACGAGGTGCTGATCGTCGACGAGGCGCACGAGCTGGTGTCCCGAGTCACCGGAGTCGCCACCGGTGAGCTCACGCCCGGACAGGTCAACCGGGCGGTGCGGCGGGCGGCGAAGCTCGTCAACGAGAAGGCCGCCGACCAGCTCCAGACCGCCGCCGAGGGCTTCGAGCGGCTGATGGAGCTCGCCCTTCCGGGCCGCCTGGAGGAGATCCCGGAGGATCTCGCGTACGCCCTCATGGCGTTGCGTGACGCGGCCCGGACCGTCATCTCCGCGATCGGTGCCACCCGCGACAAATCCGTCCAGGACGAGGACGCCGTCCGCAAGCAGGCGCTGGCCTCGGTGGAGACCGTGCACGACGTGGCGGAGCGGATCACGAACGGCTCCGAGTGGGACGTCGTCTGGTATGAGCGCCATGACCGTTTCGGGGCGTCCCTGCGGGTGGCTCCCATGTCCGTGTCGGGCCTGCTTCGGGAGAAGCTCTTCGCGGACCGTTCCGTGGTTCTGACCTCGGCGACCCTGAAGCTGGGCGGTGACTTCAACGGAGTCGGCGCATCCCTGGGCCTCGCCCCGGAGGGCACCGAGGGAGATGACATCCCGCAGTGGAAGGGCGTCGACGTCGGCTCGCCCTTCGACTATCCGAAGCAGGGCATCCTGTACATCGCCAAGCACCTCGCGCGCCCCGCGCGGGACGGCGACCGCGCGGACATGCTGGACGAACTGACCGAGCTGATCCAGGCAGCCGGTGGCCGCACTCTGGGTCTGTTCTCCTCGATGCGGGCCGCGCAGCTCGCCGCCGAGGAACTGCGCTCCCGTATCCCCGAGTTCCCGATCCTTCTCCAGGGCGAGGAGACCCTCGGTGAGCTGATCAAGAACTTCGCGGCCGACCCCAAGACGTGCCTCTTCGGCACGCTCTCGCTCTGGCAGGGCGTGGATGTCCCCGGCCCCAGCTGTCAGCTGGTCGTCATGGACAAGATCCCGTTCCCGCGCCCCGACGACCCGCTGATGAGCGCCCGCCAGAAGGCGGTGGAGGACGCCGGCGGCAACGGCTTCATGGCGGTCGCCGCCACACACGCGGCGCTGCTCATGGCTCAGGGTGCCGGCCGTCTCGTACGGGCATCGGGGGACCGTGGTGTGGTGGCCGTACTGGATCAGCGGCTCGCAACCGCGCGGTACGGGGGCTATCTGAAGGCATCCCTGCCGGACTTCTGGTTCACGACGGACCGCAACCAGGTCCGCAAGTCACTGGCCGCGATCGACGCGGTGGCGAAGCAGTCGGAGGAGTGA
- a CDS encoding aminotransferase class III-fold pyridoxal phosphate-dependent enzyme: MAEASYGGCASEGNPRRQSTREPTAARTYARALPIVPVRARGLTVEGADGRRYLDCLSGAGTLALGHNHPVVLEAIREVLDSGAPLHALGLATPVEDAFLAELFRSLPPGLADHARVQFCGPGGTDAVEAALGLVREATGRTGVLAFADAWQGMGEGLGEEAFGDACCGVGGVGGPDGVGGLDGVDGVAFEGARDGVSNGAFTAPGAGGVAGMIVEVVQGEGGVVPAPDAWLRRLRQLTADRSIPLIVDETETGVGRTGAFWAVEHSGITPDVMVLSKAIGGSLPLSVVVYRDDLDIAEPAAPASAFRGNQLAMAAGTATLAHVRRHRLAERASILGARMLAHLRSLQGQFDCVGDVRGRGLMLGVELVHPEFEGGAAVSGGAGGGGGEVAVTCSPLGGDLGVTADRFAEAPSPTVAPSSAAPELAAAVQRECLRRGLIVDLGGPRANVIRLLPPLTISDEQAEAVLDRLSDAVEAAARDHAAHGEKQQPQYAARAG; the protein is encoded by the coding sequence GTGGCCGAGGCTTCGTACGGCGGATGTGCGTCCGAGGGGAACCCGCGACGCCAGTCGACAAGGGAGCCGACAGCGGCCCGCACCTACGCGCGTGCCTTGCCGATCGTGCCCGTGCGGGCCCGTGGGCTGACCGTCGAGGGGGCGGACGGGCGCCGCTACCTGGACTGCCTCTCCGGTGCCGGGACTCTGGCCCTCGGTCACAACCACCCCGTGGTGCTGGAGGCGATCCGCGAGGTCCTCGACTCCGGTGCGCCCCTGCACGCCCTGGGCCTCGCGACCCCTGTCGAGGATGCCTTCCTCGCCGAGCTGTTCCGTAGCCTGCCGCCCGGTCTGGCCGACCACGCGCGCGTGCAGTTCTGCGGCCCGGGCGGCACGGACGCGGTGGAAGCGGCGCTCGGGCTTGTACGGGAGGCAACGGGGCGGACCGGGGTGCTTGCGTTTGCGGATGCCTGGCAGGGGATGGGCGAGGGGCTGGGCGAGGAGGCTTTCGGGGACGCTTGTTGTGGCGTGGGTGGCGTGGGTGGTCCGGATGGCGTGGGCGGTCTGGATGGTGTCGATGGTGTGGCTTTTGAGGGCGCCCGTGATGGTGTGTCCAACGGGGCCTTCACCGCGCCGGGTGCGGGGGGTGTCGCCGGGATGATCGTTGAGGTCGTCCAGGGTGAGGGGGGTGTGGTCCCGGCGCCGGACGCCTGGTTGCGGCGCCTGCGACAGCTCACTGCCGACCGGTCCATCCCGCTCATCGTCGACGAGACAGAGACAGGAGTGGGCCGCACCGGCGCTTTCTGGGCCGTGGAGCACAGCGGGATCACTCCCGACGTGATGGTGCTGTCCAAGGCCATCGGCGGCAGCCTGCCTCTCTCCGTCGTGGTCTACCGAGACGACCTCGACATCGCCGAACCCGCCGCCCCCGCAAGTGCGTTCCGCGGCAACCAACTGGCCATGGCCGCAGGAACGGCCACCCTCGCCCACGTCCGCCGACACCGTCTCGCGGAACGGGCCTCGATCCTGGGCGCCCGAATGCTTGCTCATCTCCGCTCCCTGCAAGGGCAGTTCGACTGCGTCGGGGATGTACGCGGGCGGGGGCTGATGCTGGGGGTGGAGCTGGTGCACCCGGAGTTCGAGGGTGGGGCGGCTGTGAGTGGCGGGGCGGGTGGGGGCGGAGGCGAGGTTGCGGTAACTTGCTCGCCGCTCGGGGGCGATCTGGGAGTGACTGCGGACCGTTTCGCCGAGGCGCCCTCCCCGACCGTTGCTCCTTCCTCCGCCGCTCCCGAACTTGCCGCCGCTGTCCAACGGGAGTGCCTGCGACGCGGCCTGATCGTCGACCTCGGCGGTCCTAGGGCGAATGTCATCCGCCTCCTTCCGCCCCTGACCATCAGCGACGAGCAGGCGGAGGCGGTGCTCGACCGCCTGTCCGACGCGGTGGAGGCGGCAGCCCGCGATCACGCCGCGCACGGCGAGAAACAGCAACCGCAGTACGCCGCACGCGCGGGTTGA